AATTTAAATAAGTTAAAACAATAACGTTCAACTATAACTTAAAATAAAGTTTAATGCTGTAACAACAGAAGAAAGCATGAAtaatggtggggggtggggagatatCAGAAGCCATATGCCCTAACGGGAATTATATAAAAAGATAGGTTATGTTACATAAAAACCATATGATGTTGTCTGAATTTTTACTTCGTCGTTATATCTAAGGATATTTTGAGGAAAGTGAGATGAAGTATATTTcccttattaatattattttatatacacTTTTTTTGGGTAACATCTTTCCAAGCAGCATTAGGCATTCTTACTAATACATAGGAATACACTGCAGTGGTGCCACCTTCATTCACCTTCCATACGAGCTTTATCATCTGAATACCACAGTAATCCAATTTAAGGTTCTTTTAAtacttgtgcattttttttcctgggaagtATCTAATACTGCTTAGCCACCACGATTAGTACTAACTTGGTCATCTGAAGACTCATTCCAgcagccatcaagtccaacataTTTTACATAACATTTTCATCTGCTTTATCATTATTATAGCAGCCATGTTTCATGAAGCAGAtaagtttgttttaaataaaatatcatcAGATAATCAAGTCATGACTTAACGTCCGAGGGTAGTTTTAACTTAAGGATCTGCAAAGCTACTCTTAAGACTAACATAAGGATTGTACAACTCTTTACAATTTTTTACAACTTTTAGTTACTAAATCTTATGTAGCGtatatcttcatttttttaaaaagtctcttaaaaataaacataaatgcGCAAGTCCAGCTTGTTCAGTTTTCAGTAGTAttccagcttttcttcctcatacTTTCCAACAGTGCCTTTTTCAGATTAGAATGGTTTGCTGGAACGGGTTCTCCATCCATAGCATGTGATCAGGATAAAGCGAGTGGAAGGAAGTGGGAAGATATGTCTTCCTTACTTGTCTTTTGGCCTCTTTTAGGGGCACCATTCTGTTTCAATGCAATATACATCTCCTTTCCTTTGTGGGTCCAGTTTGCTGAAGCATACGTGTTGTAATGGTTTTCTTGGATCAGTTCTACGAAGTTGCAGTCTTCATTGCACACTTTCTGTTTAAGAAcaaaagtggggtggggaggagagagcagagagagagagagagagacattaagACCAACACTGACATAATACCTGGGAGGGGCATATCTCAGATAAGAAAAAAAGGACCCATGTGGCCACGGAACACAAAGCatgcttcttaaaaaaaaatgcatgtgctTGCTGCGCTCTTTGCAAATCTCTTGCGTCTTTTAAAAGGGAATGACTTtcattacagaaaaaaaaatgtttaaacaatTTGGGTGGAATTCTGGCTCCAGTCCAGAAAACTGTAAACAACCCTTTTAAAGCCATGCATTAAATAGATTGCAACACGCCCCATTCCGAAAAGGGCCTTCTATGAGCCAGTCTCCATTTCTGTATGTGTGTAAGGAATCCTGTTGTTTGGGGCCTGCTGGGGAAGAAAACTGCATGGTGCTTGCAGAGCCCTAATGCTTCATCTTCACAGGCTACCCCGCGTGGCCATGGCTGGATGAGGGGAAAAGCCAAAGGTAAATTGGCAAACGGATCGGAGGAGACGAGGGAAAGAGCAAACAGAGGCCTTTAGCCAAGCTGTTCCCCAGCTTGCCAAGATGCTCCTGCTCCGAACCTTTTACAGTATATGGCTTTTGGGAGGCTGGAGAAAAGCTATGAATCTCAGCTGACCCCAAGTGAGTTTGCGTTCCAAGGAAAAGCGGAGCCATTCCAAATCCCATCCCCTCAGGAAAACAGGGGCGTGTGGCGGTTCCCACCGTCTCCCCCAGATTGGGGCCATCGTATGAAAGGTCGTTGATTTTCGAAAAAATGCAAAGAACATTTATTCCACCCTCCCCCATTAAATAGAAGGTGCTGCTAATAATTATGCCACTACCTTTCCATACAGCTTCCCAGACTTATTCATGGCTAAAAAGTATTCACTTGCCACTCCTTTGATTGCCACGATTCCAACCGCCACTGTCCTTATTTCAAGAATACCTGCAGAGAAGAAAAGCGAGAACTGTAACCTGTCCATCTGTTTTCGTCAGGGCATCACAAGGCTCTTTGATCAAAGAAACAATTcaactgattattatttttttaaggaagatAATCAAGTGATGGttatttttcagtttcttgtAACAGAACTATTATATGACACCAACTATCTTAACTAATTTCTTAATCTTAGGAAACATATGGTCTAAGACAGAGACAAGATTTTAGAGTTGGGATTCCCATTTGTTCTTCATCGGTGGAGGCAAGAAGATTGCTACTTAGACACACACATCTCCATGCTAATTATTGTTACTTTTAGAGGTACTTTAGTTGTAAGCTACTTTTGAAGCCAGTCTTGGCTAGGTAAGGAAGAGCAAAGGCTATGAACAGCCCATCAGGGAAGTCTACATAAATTTAAGAGTACAGAATAACTTATTCATGGATTGTATTCCATGTGTACAGAAATTGCCTTcattggaaagaaagaagaaagcacctTAATAACTGGGCCCGTTCCATTCCCATAGAGACTATTATAGATGTTCATCAAAACTTGTCAATAGTACTACACTTTATGCTTGACTTCACCCACATCTCTGCATTTCAAAGTCATCctattactatttttattttttttaaaaaattttttacatAGAAGTTAGAATTGAAGTAATATATTTGGGTTGACACATTGAAAACATTTGTAAGTGCCATGTCTGCACAAGAGCCCAAACCTTAGAACTTGTCTGTGATGAAAAACAGATCATGGCAACTATAAGAAGATGAAGTATCTGTCTGACCGTCAGAGCCATGGAAAGCTGATAGGCCTTGAAATCATGTCTGCGTCACATAAAGAGAAGCAACTAAAATTTACTGTCAGTACCTTTTCAGTCAAATGTAGTTCAGCTGCGTAACTGagaagttttaatttttatttcctgaGTCATTGCAAAATAGTTCTTGACTCAGTAATGAAACCTGACTGTAGAAATCATCTGGTGGAGCATGAACTTATTTCAAGCTAGTCACTGGATCTGTCTAAGCCAGCattgccagctctgactggcaccAGTGGCTTTCCATGGTTTCAGGTAGGATTCTTCcctagccctacctggaggtATTCCTTGCTGGCTTCCTATCCAGTGGCTAAACAGACCCAGCACTCCTTAGCTTCTGAAAGTGAACATGGCTGGGTGCCTTCTGAGTGTGTGTTGAGTGCTGGCAGTTTCCAGAAGGATTAGCTTTGCCACTCGGTTGAGTGAGATAAGAGGCTTGTGTCAGCCCTATTTTCCAAATCTGACCTGCGAATAGAAAAAGGATCCTGTCCCTCCGGTACGGCAAGGGGATTACAATGCAAAGTCTTAGCCCCGGCACCCAGAAAG
The Pogona vitticeps strain Pit_001003342236 chromosome 12, PviZW2.1, whole genome shotgun sequence genome window above contains:
- the FGF7 gene encoding fibroblast growth factor 7 encodes the protein MHKWMLTWILPVLLYRSYFYLIFLVSNVSLACNEMTPEQMAASANCSSPERHTRSYDYMEGGNVRVRRLFCRTQWYIKIDKRGKIKGVLEQNNNYSILEIRTVAVGIVAIKGVASEYFLAMNKSGKLYGKKVCNEDCNFVELIQENHYNTYASANWTHKGKEMYIALKQNGAPKRGQKTSKEDISSHFLPLALS